In the Chthoniobacterales bacterium genome, one interval contains:
- a CDS encoding penicillin-binding transpeptidase domain-containing protein, with amino-acid sequence LNPWKHPELARRRYERNVAHLARQGLLPPGITAAQLLATPPRVERHDPENLAPHFAALAQTRLKTRSDASPRIRTTLDLDLQHVAETLLHEHLRNAAGLGIGDAAIVVIENSTGAIRALASSGRAEHAAINAALTPRSSGSTLKPFIYLAAIERHLITAATLLPDTPQAVLETYADYDPQNYTHRSYGPVRAREALGNSLNVPAVVVTSRLGARDAFNSLRRWGFVFSRNFDAYGAGFILGNADIRLVDLAAAYAGLARGGIAWSGRALASEPIESARLASPAACAIITDILCDNDARRLSFGPNSPLNLGQRVAVKTGTSSGFRDRWCVGFDREHTVAVWAGNLDGKSLGEVLAVRAAAPLWSSMMRYLLDRGDSPLPAPTAGPQLAVADVAAETGLLPRPDEPTVHEWFLPGTEPKASAASHYAKVDGRDTLVLPPEYAAWCAGGENRLGAIARSENFEIVFPRDGAVFEWSAHLPAGQQTLTPLSTTSVCEWFLNGHPLRSAAIPLTRGEWTLTARSADEERTARFTVE; translated from the coding sequence CCTGAATCCCTGGAAACATCCCGAGCTCGCCCGCCGCCGTTACGAGCGCAACGTGGCGCACCTCGCCCGCCAGGGCCTGCTTCCCCCCGGCATCACCGCCGCGCAACTTCTCGCCACGCCGCCTCGGGTCGAACGTCACGATCCCGAGAACCTCGCCCCACACTTTGCCGCCCTCGCGCAGACCCGCCTGAAGACCCGTTCCGACGCCTCCCCCCGGATTCGCACCACGCTCGACCTCGATCTCCAGCATGTCGCCGAGACATTGCTTCACGAGCACCTTCGCAATGCCGCCGGTCTCGGCATTGGCGACGCCGCCATCGTCGTCATCGAAAACTCCACCGGCGCCATTCGCGCGCTCGCCAGCTCCGGCCGCGCCGAGCACGCCGCCATCAATGCCGCCCTCACCCCGCGCAGCTCCGGCTCCACGCTGAAACCCTTCATCTACCTCGCCGCCATCGAGCGCCACCTCATCACCGCCGCCACGCTCCTGCCCGACACGCCCCAGGCTGTCCTCGAAACCTACGCCGACTACGACCCGCAGAATTACACCCATCGCAGCTACGGCCCCGTCCGCGCCCGCGAGGCCCTCGGGAATTCGCTCAACGTGCCCGCCGTCGTCGTGACCAGCCGCCTCGGCGCGCGCGACGCCTTCAATTCCCTCCGCCGCTGGGGCTTCGTCTTCTCCAGGAATTTCGACGCCTATGGCGCCGGCTTCATCCTCGGCAACGCCGACATCCGCCTCGTCGATCTCGCCGCCGCCTACGCCGGCCTTGCCCGCGGCGGGATTGCCTGGAGCGGCCGCGCCCTCGCCAGCGAGCCCATCGAGAGCGCGCGCCTCGCCTCCCCAGCCGCCTGCGCGATCATCACCGACATCCTCTGCGACAACGACGCCCGCCGCCTCAGCTTTGGACCAAACTCGCCGCTGAACCTCGGCCAGCGCGTCGCCGTCAAAACCGGCACCAGCTCGGGATTCCGTGATCGCTGGTGCGTCGGCTTCGATCGCGAGCACACCGTCGCCGTCTGGGCCGGCAACCTCGATGGCAAGTCCCTCGGCGAAGTGCTCGCCGTGCGCGCCGCCGCGCCGCTGTGGTCATCGATGATGCGTTATCTCCTCGACCGCGGCGACTCCCCGTTGCCCGCGCCCACGGCCGGCCCGCAGCTTGCGGTCGCCGATGTCGCCGCCGAGACCGGCCTGCTCCCTCGCCCGGACGAACCCACCGTCCACGAATGGTTTCTTCCCGGCACCGAGCCAAAAGCCAGCGCCGCCTCGCACTATGCGAAAGTCGATGGCCGCGACACCCTCGTCCTTCCGCCGGAATATGCCGCATGGTGCGCCGGCGGCGAAAACCGACTCGGCGCCATCGCCCGCAGCGAAAACTTCGAGATCGTCTTCCCGCGGGACGGCGCCGTCTTCGAATGGAGCGCCCACCTGCCCGCCGGCCAGCAAACGCTTACGCCACTCAGCACCACATCTGTCTGCGAATGGTTCCTGAATGGCCATCCGCTCCGCTCCGCCGCCATCCCGCTGACCCGTGGCGAATGGACGCTCACCGCTCGCTCCGCCGACGAAGAGCGCACGGCAAGATTCACCGTCGAATGA
- a CDS encoding lysophospholipid acyltransferase family protein: MNDWIYKPAADLGLGVAERWRSLNREGGLLSTLAHRGWTFFIESYLRVFHRFEVEGLEHVPTSAPFVVVANHSSHLDALALGVALPRRLRDFAFPIAAGDTFFDTRASAALSAIFLNALPMWRKKCGPHAMESLRERLVAGDAIYLLFPEGTRARDGVMISFRAGIGMLVAGTNVPVVPAYLEGCFEAWPPGVRWPRPGPVRLRFGAPLSFPNTEDSREGWHETAEALYEAVAALAPSKVE, from the coding sequence ATGAACGATTGGATTTACAAACCGGCGGCGGATCTCGGTCTTGGCGTGGCGGAGCGCTGGCGTAGCCTGAACCGGGAGGGCGGTCTGCTCTCTACGCTCGCGCATCGCGGGTGGACGTTTTTCATCGAGAGCTATCTGCGGGTTTTTCATCGCTTCGAGGTCGAGGGGCTGGAACACGTGCCGACGAGTGCGCCGTTCGTCGTGGTGGCGAATCACTCGAGCCATCTCGATGCCCTGGCGCTCGGCGTGGCGCTGCCCCGCCGGCTGCGGGATTTCGCCTTTCCGATCGCGGCGGGAGACACTTTTTTCGATACGCGAGCGAGCGCGGCGCTTTCGGCGATTTTTCTGAATGCGCTGCCGATGTGGCGGAAGAAATGCGGACCGCACGCGATGGAGTCGTTGCGTGAACGGCTGGTCGCAGGGGACGCGATTTACCTGCTGTTTCCGGAAGGAACGCGGGCGCGGGATGGCGTCATGATTTCGTTCCGTGCCGGAATCGGGATGCTCGTGGCGGGCACGAATGTGCCGGTGGTGCCGGCGTATCTCGAGGGCTGTTTCGAGGCATGGCCTCCGGGCGTTCGCTGGCCCCGGCCGGGCCCGGTCCGACTGCGGTTCGGTGCGCCGTTGTCATTTCCCAACACGGAAGACAGTCGCGAAGGCTGGCACGAAACGGCGGAAGCGCTTTACGAGGCCGTCGCGGCGCTGGCGCCCTCGAAAGTCGAGTAG
- a CDS encoding phosphatidate cytidylyltransferase, which yields MSAFAHPATVGITVFLAALLIVTPVIFEVLQRCGRLTPTLRKELYARYFSWLVLVPLMVVPILLGRLWTIAALGLLSILAYREFARATGFFRHRGLSAMVALGIGLMIFAIADHWYGFFVALPSLVVSLLVIVAVGADQPKGYLQRVAIAIFAFLLFGVCLAHVGYFANDRNYRPILLLILLCVEINDVFAFCCGKLFGRRKLAPHTSPGKTWGGALGAFVLTTALFATVGSWVFAGTVLAAPVHLVTMGALLSFTGQLGDLVISSVKRDLGIKDMSATIPGHGGLLDRFDSLLFVGPALFHYIGFFMGVGLDQAARIWL from the coding sequence ATGAGTGCGTTTGCGCATCCCGCGACGGTCGGTATCACGGTTTTTCTGGCAGCGTTGCTGATCGTTACGCCGGTGATTTTCGAGGTTCTGCAGCGATGCGGCCGATTGACGCCGACGCTGCGCAAGGAGCTTTATGCGCGCTATTTTTCGTGGCTGGTGCTGGTGCCGCTGATGGTGGTGCCGATCCTGCTCGGACGCCTGTGGACGATCGCCGCGCTCGGGCTGCTGAGCATTCTCGCGTATCGCGAGTTTGCGCGCGCGACGGGCTTTTTCCGGCATCGAGGCCTGAGCGCGATGGTCGCGCTCGGAATTGGGCTGATGATCTTCGCGATCGCGGACCACTGGTATGGTTTCTTTGTCGCGTTGCCTTCGCTGGTGGTCTCGTTGCTGGTGATCGTGGCCGTCGGGGCGGATCAGCCGAAGGGGTATCTGCAGCGCGTGGCGATCGCGATCTTCGCGTTTCTGCTGTTTGGCGTCTGCCTCGCGCATGTGGGGTATTTTGCGAACGATCGCAACTACCGACCGATTCTCCTGCTGATCCTGCTCTGCGTGGAGATCAATGATGTGTTCGCGTTTTGCTGCGGAAAACTTTTTGGCCGGCGCAAGCTGGCGCCGCACACGAGCCCGGGAAAGACCTGGGGTGGTGCGCTTGGGGCGTTCGTGCTGACAACGGCGTTGTTTGCGACGGTCGGCAGCTGGGTCTTTGCGGGCACGGTGCTCGCTGCACCGGTGCATCTCGTGACGATGGGCGCGTTGCTTTCCTTCACGGGGCAGCTCGGGGACCTCGTGATTTCGAGCGTGAAGCGCGATCTCGGCATCAAGGACATGTCGGCGACAATTCCGGGCCATGGGGGATTGCTCGATCGTTTTGACAGCTTGCTCTTCGTGGGGCCGGCATTGTTTCATTACATCGGCTTTTTCATGGGCGTGGGGCTCGATCAAGCGGCACGAATCTGGCTTTGA
- a CDS encoding DUF445 domain-containing protein — MSDPAVEFVRMRRVATGALLIVFVGMIAARWLEGGHPAFGYLRAFCEAATVGALADWFAVVALFRHPLGIPNPHTAILPNNKDRLAASLADFVVSSFLTEEQLAPRVKAFDYAGALSRWLRENTDFLAGRAAAHAPRILEGIPDEELARLLAGRARAFMETVPLGPLLGSGLGTLVQSGRDRQIFRTMLESAEELILSNRELIEQKIREEIPVPMEFLRNLPGFHRIEPVLDQLKDALASAVAKRTIEKVRDVLEEALHDAEHPLQAAFVAKLGALIEDLKSSPQMTARIRSVQEAMLASTAIDDFSLRAWREVKAFLVQDCAAEDSVLRARLREALDTLAAHLSENPDTQKELNEFIGAHALASMLSARPQVRDLVVTTIQGWDAGEISSRLETMVGRDLQFIRLNGTIIGGFVGLILHAGFSLLGR; from the coding sequence ATGAGCGATCCCGCCGTGGAGTTTGTGCGCATGCGTCGCGTCGCGACGGGCGCCTTGCTGATCGTGTTCGTCGGGATGATCGCCGCCCGTTGGCTCGAGGGCGGTCATCCGGCCTTCGGCTACCTGCGCGCCTTCTGCGAGGCGGCCACCGTGGGCGCGCTGGCGGATTGGTTTGCCGTGGTCGCCCTCTTTCGGCATCCGCTGGGAATCCCGAATCCCCATACGGCCATCCTGCCGAACAACAAGGATCGCCTCGCGGCCTCGCTCGCCGACTTCGTCGTTTCCAGTTTTCTCACCGAGGAGCAGCTGGCGCCGCGCGTCAAGGCCTTCGACTATGCCGGCGCTCTCTCGCGATGGTTGCGCGAGAATACCGACTTCCTCGCCGGCCGGGCCGCCGCCCACGCGCCGCGCATCCTCGAGGGAATTCCTGACGAGGAACTCGCGCGTCTTCTCGCCGGGCGGGCGCGCGCTTTCATGGAGACCGTGCCGCTCGGGCCCTTGCTTGGCAGCGGGCTTGGCACGCTGGTGCAAAGCGGGCGCGACCGACAGATTTTCCGGACGATGCTGGAATCGGCGGAGGAGCTGATCCTTTCCAATCGCGAGCTCATCGAGCAGAAGATCCGCGAGGAAATTCCGGTGCCCATGGAATTTCTCCGGAACCTTCCGGGATTCCATCGCATCGAGCCCGTCCTCGACCAGCTCAAGGACGCCCTGGCCTCCGCCGTTGCGAAGCGCACCATCGAAAAAGTCCGTGACGTGCTCGAGGAAGCTCTGCACGACGCGGAGCATCCCCTGCAGGCGGCCTTCGTCGCAAAGCTCGGCGCGCTAATCGAAGATCTGAAATCCTCGCCGCAAATGACCGCGCGCATCCGCAGCGTGCAGGAGGCGATGCTCGCGAGCACGGCCATCGACGATTTCTCGCTGCGTGCCTGGCGCGAAGTGAAGGCGTTCCTGGTTCAGGATTGCGCGGCGGAAGACTCGGTCCTGCGCGCGCGTCTCCGCGAGGCCCTGGACACCCTGGCCGCCCATCTTTCGGAGAATCCCGACACGCAAAAGGAACTCAACGAGTTCATCGGCGCCCACGCGCTTGCCAGCATGCTGTCCGCACGCCCGCAAGTCCGCGATCTGGTCGTGACGACGATCCAGGGCTGGGATGCCGGGGAAATCTCGAGCCGCCTCGAGACCATGGTCGGCCGTGACCTTCAATTCATCCGGCTCAACGGCACGATCATCGGCGGATTCGTGGGGCTGATTCTCCATGCCGGATTTTCGCTTCTTGGCAGATAG
- a CDS encoding gluconokinase, producing the protein MSAITGLFIVMGVSGCGKSSVASLLADRTGGLFLDADDFHPAANKAKMAAGIPLNDDDRWPWLDALSAELRAQAAAGRTVFLACSALKQTYRDRLVAGNPSLRFIYLKGSRELILGRMQARENHFMPPALLDSQLATLEEPVDAITVSIEPPLEAIVDEALRRLS; encoded by the coding sequence ATGAGTGCGATCACCGGTCTTTTCATTGTCATGGGTGTCTCCGGCTGCGGCAAAAGCAGTGTCGCCAGCCTGCTCGCCGATCGCACCGGAGGCCTTTTCCTGGATGCCGACGATTTCCATCCCGCCGCGAACAAGGCGAAGATGGCCGCCGGCATCCCGCTCAATGACGACGATCGCTGGCCCTGGCTCGATGCGCTGAGCGCCGAGTTGAGGGCGCAGGCCGCGGCCGGACGCACGGTTTTTCTCGCCTGCTCCGCGCTCAAGCAGACCTATCGCGACCGACTCGTCGCGGGGAATCCCTCGCTGCGCTTCATCTATCTGAAGGGCTCGCGCGAGCTCATTCTCGGCCGCATGCAGGCGCGCGAGAACCATTTCATGCCGCCCGCGTTGCTCGACAGTCAGCTCGCGACATTGGAAGAGCCGGTGGACGCCATCACCGTCTCCATCGAGCCGCCGCTCGAGGCGATCGTCGACGAAGCCCTTCGCCGTCTGTCGTAG
- a CDS encoding lactate racemase domain-containing protein, protein MQPTVLSEIAAAGASVTPERVSALVSEACPVERYRGRRVLLIVPDATRTAPVGLLFKTIYDRIGATTAKCDVMFALGTHPPMSEEAMNARLEITPEERVSHYGRARFLNHEWDNPDALQAIGTISAAEISALTSGLFAMDVEVKVNRRVFDYDELIIVGPVFPHEVVGFSGGNKYLFPGVSGPEVLNFFHWLGAVVTNPMIIGNKWTPVRKVVDHAASLVTVDKLCFSMVVKGADLAGLFVGTPERSWDEASELSRQLHIVYKDKPFHTVLSCAPRMYDELWVGGKCMYKLEPVVADGGELIIYAPHIHEVSVVHGHLIEELGYHCVDYFLTQWDRFKDYPWGTLAHSTHVRGIGRMIDGVEHCRVRVTLATGIPPETCARINMGYRDPATIDIESFADREDEGVLLVRKAGEMLYHLREQPEWAGGSLPK, encoded by the coding sequence ATGCAACCTACCGTCCTTTCCGAAATTGCCGCCGCGGGCGCCAGCGTCACTCCCGAGCGGGTGAGTGCTCTCGTCTCCGAGGCCTGTCCCGTCGAGCGCTATCGGGGCCGACGCGTCCTGCTCATCGTGCCGGATGCCACCCGCACCGCGCCCGTTGGGCTGCTTTTCAAGACGATCTACGATCGGATCGGCGCGACGACGGCGAAATGCGACGTCATGTTCGCACTCGGCACCCACCCGCCGATGAGCGAGGAGGCCATGAACGCCCGGCTCGAGATCACGCCCGAGGAGCGAGTTTCCCACTACGGCCGCGCCCGGTTCCTCAACCACGAATGGGACAATCCCGACGCGCTCCAGGCGATCGGCACCATTTCCGCCGCCGAGATCAGCGCGCTCACCAGCGGGCTTTTCGCGATGGACGTCGAGGTGAAGGTGAACCGTCGCGTCTTCGATTACGACGAGCTCATCATCGTTGGCCCGGTGTTCCCGCACGAGGTCGTCGGTTTTTCCGGCGGCAACAAATATCTTTTCCCCGGCGTCAGCGGTCCCGAGGTGCTGAATTTTTTCCATTGGCTCGGCGCCGTCGTGACGAACCCGATGATCATTGGCAACAAGTGGACCCCCGTTCGCAAGGTCGTCGACCACGCGGCTTCGCTCGTCACCGTGGACAAGCTCTGCTTTTCGATGGTGGTGAAAGGCGCGGATCTCGCCGGGTTGTTCGTCGGCACGCCCGAGCGCAGCTGGGACGAGGCGAGCGAACTCTCGCGCCAGCTCCACATCGTCTACAAGGACAAGCCGTTCCACACCGTCCTCTCCTGCGCGCCCAGGATGTATGACGAACTCTGGGTCGGCGGGAAATGCATGTATAAGCTCGAGCCCGTTGTCGCCGACGGCGGCGAGCTCATCATCTACGCCCCGCACATCCACGAGGTGAGTGTCGTCCACGGCCACCTCATCGAGGAACTCGGCTACCACTGCGTCGACTACTTCCTCACGCAGTGGGACAGGTTCAAGGACTATCCGTGGGGCACGCTCGCGCATTCCACGCACGTCCGCGGCATCGGCAGGATGATCGACGGCGTGGAGCATTGCCGCGTGCGCGTCACGCTGGCCACCGGTATCCCGCCCGAGACCTGCGCGAGGATCAACATGGGTTACCGCGATCCCGCGACGATCGACATCGAGAGCTTCGCCGATCGCGAAGACGAAGGCGTGCTCCTCGTCCGCAAGGCGGGCGAAATGCTTTACCATCTGCGTGAACAGCCGGAATGGGCCGGCGGCAGTCTCCCGAAATGA
- a CDS encoding substrate-binding domain-containing protein has product MPSLATLAQQGTELRIIDVHRSFAQIRALLEQSRPAGVITEWIPGTTEKILELGFPTVIADTDYIYQGAVSIDVDDIAVGATAAEYFLGAGYQNYAFVGVDRPYSRQRLDGFRDRLRRDNQSCTCYHEKEPRNRHYMEIWQEPSASLREWLQRLPKPIGIFAAHDPLGRLICEAGREAGISIPEEIAVLGANNDELVCALSHPPLSSIEIPWNRIGSAVSEWIHALGKKSRKLAMPILFPPGGVKQRQSTTLLAVEDDQLRRALQYLREKFPESISIEIMCQDLRISRRSIERRFVELLKATPWDVLSRMRVDRAKTLLVATDQPISIISEKCGFADPERFAVVFRRYAKMSPSQFRKASQISKHP; this is encoded by the coding sequence ATGCCCTCGCTGGCCACTCTCGCGCAGCAAGGGACGGAACTCCGCATTATCGACGTCCATCGTTCCTTTGCGCAGATTCGGGCCCTTCTCGAACAGAGCCGCCCGGCCGGGGTCATTACGGAATGGATTCCCGGAACGACCGAAAAGATTCTGGAGCTGGGCTTTCCCACCGTGATTGCCGACACGGACTACATCTACCAGGGCGCGGTCAGCATCGATGTGGACGACATCGCCGTGGGAGCGACGGCCGCCGAGTATTTTCTCGGGGCGGGGTATCAGAACTACGCCTTTGTCGGGGTGGACCGTCCGTATTCCCGTCAGCGGCTGGATGGCTTTCGCGACCGGCTGCGTCGCGACAACCAAAGCTGCACCTGCTATCACGAGAAGGAACCCCGTAACCGGCATTACATGGAAATCTGGCAGGAACCGTCCGCCAGTCTCCGGGAGTGGTTGCAACGGCTGCCCAAGCCCATTGGCATCTTCGCGGCGCACGATCCGTTGGGGCGACTGATTTGTGAAGCAGGGCGCGAAGCGGGCATTTCCATCCCCGAAGAGATCGCGGTGCTCGGCGCGAATAACGATGAGCTCGTCTGTGCGCTGAGTCACCCTCCGCTCTCGAGTATCGAGATCCCGTGGAACCGTATTGGTTCGGCGGTGAGCGAGTGGATTCACGCGCTTGGGAAAAAGTCTCGAAAGTTGGCGATGCCCATTCTTTTTCCTCCGGGAGGAGTGAAACAGCGGCAATCCACGACGCTCCTCGCGGTGGAGGATGACCAGCTCCGCCGAGCGCTCCAATACCTTCGGGAGAAGTTTCCGGAGTCCATTTCCATCGAGATCATGTGCCAGGATCTGAGGATATCCCGACGCTCGATCGAGCGGCGCTTCGTCGAGCTCTTGAAGGCCACGCCCTGGGATGTGCTCAGCCGGATGCGCGTAGATCGTGCAAAAACCCTGCTCGTCGCAACGGATCAGCCGATCTCGATCATCAGCGAAAAATGCGGATTTGCCGACCCGGAACGATTTGCGGTCGTCTTTCGGCGTTATGCAAAGATGAGTCCCTCGCAATTTCGCAAAGCTTCGCAAATCTCAAAACACCCGTGA
- the xylB gene encoding xylulokinase: MIFLGIDCGTQSTKTVAIDRASGELLASAKSNHRMLPSSSPGAMEQDPDDWVEAANITIRSVLEQLGSRKNEVRGIGVSGQQHGLVVLDGANRVVRPAKLWCDTSTTAQCEEIHAHFGGPEKLLELTGNPVLAGYTASKVLWLRQNEPDNWARTTSVLLPHDFLNFWLTGEKRMEYGDASGTAFLDVRTRRWCEPVVDFLAADLASKLPALGSSTEAVGRVRGSLLSEWGIEGPVLVSAGGGDNMMSAIGTGNTSSGVVTASLGTSGTLYAFSEIPAVDPRGEVAAFCDSTDHWLPLVCTMNVTLVTEAVRDLFSWCHEDFDTAIRTVPPGSDGLLLLPYLSGERTPNLPGASGVLHGLTVANFTPVHLARAAIEGVTLGLGHGLQRLRDLGICPTEIRVTGGGSNSSSWRQLCADIFGVPVVGLANGEGASFGAALQAAWQAGQEAGDSQTLGEFTADFVSCDESSRAIPEESVGTIYRESADRASRLRQALTDKHLL; encoded by the coding sequence ATGATTTTTCTCGGTATCGACTGTGGAACCCAGAGCACAAAGACGGTGGCAATCGACCGCGCGAGCGGTGAGTTGCTCGCGTCCGCGAAAAGCAATCACCGCATGTTGCCATCCAGCTCACCCGGCGCGATGGAACAGGATCCGGACGACTGGGTGGAAGCCGCAAACATCACCATCCGTAGCGTTCTCGAGCAGCTTGGATCTCGTAAGAATGAGGTGCGCGGTATCGGGGTAAGCGGGCAACAGCACGGACTCGTCGTCCTCGACGGAGCGAACAGGGTTGTTCGCCCCGCCAAGCTATGGTGCGACACTTCGACCACGGCACAGTGCGAGGAGATCCACGCCCATTTTGGAGGTCCGGAGAAACTTCTGGAACTCACGGGCAATCCGGTGCTGGCCGGTTACACGGCGTCGAAGGTTCTCTGGCTTCGCCAGAACGAGCCCGACAACTGGGCTCGGACCACTTCGGTGCTCCTGCCGCACGATTTTCTCAATTTCTGGCTCACCGGCGAAAAGCGAATGGAATACGGGGACGCCTCCGGCACGGCGTTTCTGGACGTGCGGACGCGCCGCTGGTGCGAGCCGGTCGTGGATTTCCTCGCCGCCGACCTTGCTTCGAAGCTGCCTGCGCTGGGCTCTTCCACCGAGGCGGTCGGTCGCGTTCGTGGAAGCCTTTTGAGCGAATGGGGGATCGAGGGACCGGTGCTCGTCAGCGCAGGCGGAGGCGACAACATGATGAGTGCGATCGGCACGGGCAATACCAGCTCCGGCGTCGTCACCGCCAGCCTGGGGACGTCTGGCACGCTTTACGCGTTTTCGGAAATCCCGGCGGTCGACCCGCGTGGCGAGGTCGCTGCCTTTTGCGATTCCACCGACCACTGGCTTCCCCTGGTGTGCACGATGAACGTCACGCTTGTCACGGAAGCGGTCCGCGACCTCTTCTCCTGGTGCCACGAAGACTTCGACACCGCGATCCGGACCGTTCCTCCCGGAAGTGACGGCCTGCTGTTGCTGCCTTACCTCAGCGGCGAGCGCACTCCGAATTTGCCCGGTGCCTCCGGGGTCCTGCACGGCCTGACCGTCGCGAACTTTACTCCCGTGCATCTTGCTCGCGCAGCGATCGAGGGCGTGACCCTCGGGCTCGGGCATGGCTTGCAACGTCTGCGCGATCTCGGCATTTGCCCGACCGAGATTCGGGTGACGGGCGGCGGCAGTAACAGCAGTTCCTGGCGGCAGTTGTGCGCCGACATCTTCGGGGTGCCGGTCGTCGGTTTGGCAAACGGGGAAGGCGCGAGCTTTGGCGCAGCTCTCCAGGCTGCCTGGCAGGCTGGGCAGGAAGCGGGTGACAGCCAGACGCTGGGCGAGTTCACCGCGGATTTCGTCAGTTGCGATGAATCCTCGCGCGCCATTCCGGAGGAATCGGTCGGCACAATCTACCGGGAATCGGCCGACCGGGCGAGCCGCCTTCGCCAGGCACTGACCGATAAACACCTCCTTTGA
- a CDS encoding DUF4394 domain-containing protein, with amino-acid sequence MKTSSLAACTLAAILVFTAAPARATTTYALTNGGDILTFDHATPQTATSVTPDVAVVGAYVLLAIDIRPTVQTTSPANPGAGTLWAIGRSGTTFQLFVIDPANGAATAIGAPILAGIDSTPGVNTWGFDFNPSTDRIRLVNTASTDDNYRLNPNNGTLQVSDPSLTYIPGDPNAATPPQLDAVAYTTAAFGGTSTLYGIDVNLGILARAVSADAGTFQTVGSLGVAIDQPNGFDIYQSLALFSVPTVTGSALYSVNLSTGAAALVGDFAPGTNIRGLAISTAEPVPPLDTKPVLDIFGKTKRTTRVSPAIVRGVATDESGSVALSYRVSNRSASFYNAPFAGTNPFAIKVRRLARGENRVTIRATDPTGHNTQKTIRIIRR; translated from the coding sequence ATGAAAACGTCCTCCCTCGCCGCCTGCACCCTTGCCGCCATCCTTGTTTTCACCGCCGCCCCGGCGCGGGCGACCACCACCTACGCTCTCACCAACGGCGGCGACATCCTCACCTTCGACCACGCCACTCCGCAGACGGCCACCTCCGTCACGCCCGATGTCGCCGTTGTCGGCGCCTACGTCCTCCTCGCGATCGACATCCGCCCCACCGTGCAGACCACCTCGCCTGCCAATCCGGGCGCCGGCACTCTCTGGGCCATCGGCCGCTCCGGCACCACCTTCCAGCTCTTCGTCATCGACCCCGCGAACGGCGCCGCCACCGCCATCGGCGCGCCCATCCTCGCCGGCATCGATTCCACCCCCGGCGTGAACACCTGGGGCTTCGACTTCAATCCCTCGACGGATCGCATTCGCCTCGTGAACACGGCCTCCACGGACGACAACTACCGCCTGAACCCCAACAACGGCACCCTCCAGGTCTCCGACCCCAGCCTCACTTACATCCCCGGTGATCCGAACGCCGCCACGCCGCCGCAGCTCGACGCCGTCGCCTACACCACCGCAGCCTTCGGCGGCACCTCCACGCTCTACGGCATCGACGTGAACCTCGGCATCCTCGCCCGCGCCGTAAGCGCCGACGCCGGCACCTTCCAGACCGTCGGCTCCCTCGGCGTCGCCATTGACCAGCCGAACGGCTTCGACATCTACCAGAGCCTCGCCCTCTTTTCCGTCCCCACCGTCACCGGCTCCGCCCTTTATTCCGTGAACCTCAGCACCGGCGCCGCCGCCCTCGTCGGCGACTTCGCCCCCGGCACGAACATCCGCGGCCTCGCCATCTCCACCGCCGAGCCTGTCCCCCCGCTCGATACGAAACCCGTCCTCGATATCTTCGGCAAAACCAAGCGCACCACCCGCGTCTCCCCCGCCATCGTCCGCGGCGTTGCCACCGACGAAAGCGGCTCCGTTGCGCTCTCCTACCGCGTCTCGAACCGCTCCGCCAGCTTCTACAACGCCCCCTTCGCCGGCACGAATCCCTTCGCCATCAAGGTTCGCCGCCTGGCCCGGGGCGAAAACCGCGTCACCATTCGCGCCACGGATCCCACCGGCCACAACACCCAGAAGACCATCAGGATCATCCGGCGCTAG